The region GGGTGTGACGAGCCTTAAACCGGGGGATCACGTCATTCCTTTATATGTGCCTGAGTGTCGGCAATGTGATTATTGTCTCAGTTTCAAAACCAACCTTTGTCAAGCCATTCGCATCACCCAAGGACAAGGTTTGATGCCCGATGGTACTAGCCGATTCTCCCTCAATGGCAAAAAGTTACACCACTATATGGGTACTTCCACCTTTGCTAACTATACTGTCGTCCCTGAAATTGCTCTGGCCAAAATTCGCCCTGATGCTCCTTTTGATAAGGTATGTTACATCGGTTGCGGGGTGACAACGGGGGTGGGGGCGGTGATTAATACCGCTAAGGTTGAACCTGGTTCCAATGTGGTAGTATTTGGCTTGGGGGGTATCGGTTTAAATGTTATCCAAGCCTGTCGTATGGTGGGGGCGGATATGATTGTGGGAGTAGATCTCAATCCCGAAAAAAGGGCGATCGCCCAAAAATTTGGCATGACACACTTTGTTAACCCCAAGGAGGTAGAAGGGGATTTAGTACCCTATCTCGTAGATTTAACTAAAGGAGGGGCTGACTATAGTTTTGAATGTATCGGTAATACAAAAGTAATGCGTCAAGCCCTAGAATGTTGCCATAAAGGTTGGGGCGTATCCGTTATCATCGGTGTGGCAGGGGCAGGGCAAGAAATCAGCACCCGTCCATTTCAA is a window of Cyanobacterium stanieri LEGE 03274 DNA encoding:
- a CDS encoding zinc-binding dehydrogenase, with protein sequence GVTSLKPGDHVIPLYVPECRQCDYCLSFKTNLCQAIRITQGQGLMPDGTSRFSLNGKKLHHYMGTSTFANYTVVPEIALAKIRPDAPFDKVCYIGCGVTTGVGAVINTAKVEPGSNVVVFGLGGIGLNVIQACRMVGADMIVGVDLNPEKRAIAQKFGMTHFVNPKEVEGDLVPYLVDLTKGGADYSFECIGNTKVMRQALECCHKGWGVSVIIGVAGAGQEISTRPFQLVTGRVWKGSAFGGARGRTDVPKIVDWYMDGKLNIDDLITHVMPVEEINKAFDLMHEGKSIRSVVTF